A region of Maniola jurtina chromosome 7, ilManJurt1.1, whole genome shotgun sequence DNA encodes the following proteins:
- the LOC123866895 gene encoding E3 ubiquitin-protein ligase MARCHF8-like: MPVQQINVKNSSDIESWEWGGGCGREAVRAGSGSSQTSCSNSSGDICRICHCESEVHNPLLAPCYCSGSLKYVHQSCLQQWLTASETRSCELCKFNFIMHTKIKPFGEWRLLEMSGVERRRLCCAVLFHCVAALCVMWSLFVLIERAVEEVNRGLIAWPFWTKLVVVAVGFTGGAVFMYIQCRQYLHLCNRWRAHNRILLIQNAPEKIPISGSPPVRCKRRERSTRGQVVANIEPPPPPAVYHEEDESGGFETYRGNPHRRLSALTDTRPRDHEPHDDARRYSDTRLAQPPPDHPAAPSALEGGVYHINVDPLEADIRSLLALEARRQARAARSLPNLRASRESLLPAPASPPVAPLPS, encoded by the exons ATGCCGGTGCAGCAAATAAACGTGAAGAACTCTTCTGATATTGAAAGCTGGGAATGGGGTGGAGGATGTGGCAGGGAGGCCGTACGCGCAGGGTCTGGGAGTAGCCAAACCTCCTGCAGCAATTCTAGCGGTGATATTTGTCGTATCTGCCACTGCGAAAGCGAAGTACATAACCCTTTACTAGCACCCTGCTATTGTTCTg GAAGCCTCAAATATGTGCATCAGAGTTGTCTTCAACAATGGCTAACAGCTTCTGAAACAAGGTCATGTGAACTAtgcaaatttaattttattatgcacacaaaaataaaaccatttgGAGAG TGGCGTTTGTTAGAGATGTCGGGTGTTGAGAGGCGTCGGCTGTGTTGTGCGGTGTTGTTCCACTGCGTGGCGGCGCTTTGTGTGATGTGGTCCCTGTTTGTGCTCATAGAGCGCGCCGTCGAGGAGGTCAACAGGGGGCTCATTG CGTGGCCGTTTTGGACGAAGCTCGTGGTGGTGGCGGTGGGCTTCACGGGCGGCGCCGTGTTCATGTACATCCAGTGCCGCCAGTACCTGCACCTCTGCAACCGCTGGAGGGCCCACAACAG GATACTACTTATTCAAAATGCTCCTGAGAAGATACCAATATCGGGATCACCGCCGGTGCGCTGCAAGCGGCGTGAGCGAAGCACGCGCGGCCAAGTGGTGGCCAACATCGAGCCGCCACCGCCGCCTGCCGTCTACCACGAGGAGGACGAGAGCGGCGGCTTTGAGACCTACCGCGGCAACCCGCACCGCCGCCTGTCCGCGCTCACCGACACGCGCCCGCGCGACCACGAGCCGCACGACGACGCGCGCCGCTACTCCGACACGCGCCTCGCGCAGCCCCCGCCCGACCACCCGGCCGCTCCATCGGCACTCGAG GGCGGCGTGTACCACATCAACGTGGACCCGCTGGAGGCCGACATCCGCTCGCTGCTGGCGCTGGAGGCGCGGCGCCAGGCGCGTGCGGCGCGCTCTCTGCCCAACCTGCGCGCGTCGCGCGAGAGCCTGCTACCCGCGCCCGCGTCGCCGCCCGTCGCGCCGCTGCCCTCCTGA